Below is a genomic region from Brassica oleracea var. oleracea cultivar TO1000 chromosome C9, BOL, whole genome shotgun sequence.
TTGAAGAATGCCACTTCTCTGACAGAGATAAGGCTGCAAAACAACAGTTTAAGTGGATTTCTACCAGAGTCATTCAGCAATCTCACTGGCCTAAAATCACTTGACGTCAGCCACAACGATTTGGTGGGAAAACTTCCAAGATCTTTGATCCATTGCAAGCTCATGAGGCTTCTGAATGTGGATGGAAACAAGATCAATGACACCTTTCCGTTTTGGTTGGGCTCTTTGCAAATATTAAAGATCCTTGTGCTTCGTTCAAATGCATTCCATGGTCCAGTCTATAACACTACAACCTATTTAGGGTTTCGAGGTATGCGGATCATCAACATAGCCAACAACAACTTCGTTGGATCATTACCAAAAGATTACTTTGCCAACTGGACTGAAATGTCAATTGTGTGGAGTAATGAAGATTCACCAGAGTCGGAGTACATGGGGGATGATTCCCATATGTACGAAGATTCCATTGATTTGGTGTACAAAGGAGTAGAAACGGATTTCAAGCGCATCTTCCAAGCCTTCAAAGCCATCGATTTTTCTGGAAACCGATTTTCCGGACATATCCCTGGATCCATTGGTGAACTGAACGAGTTGCGATTTCTCAACTTGTCAGGAAATGCATTCACAGGCAACATCCCACCTTCCTTGTCGAATCTTGCAAAGCTTGAAGCACTAGACTTATCGCGTAATAACTTGTCTGGTGAAATTCCTCAAGGTCTCGGGAAGCTCTCGTTTCTGTCGTACATCAACTTCTCCCACAACCACCTACAAGGATTGGTGCCACAGAGCACACAGTTTCAAAGTCAAAAATGTTCTTCATTCATGGGTAACTCCAGACTATATGGACTCGAGAAAATGTGTAATGAAAACCATGTCAATGTCCCCGTTCTTACATCGCAGCCACTTCAGGAATCTTTGTCAGATTCGAAAGAGCCAGTACTGAACTGGATAGTAGCCGCAATAGCATATGGACCTGGTGTGTTTTGTGGATTAGTCCTCGGACATATCTTTACTTCACACAAACATGAGTGGTTCATAGCTCGTTAAGCCTATCTCTCACGCTTCGTCAACTTTGTACTCTGGTAAGTAGTTCGTCAAGTGTTTGTTCATTGTAATTTTATACTTTGTAGTATTATAATAAATGTTGTCAATGTTAACAGTTGTACTGTTCACAGTTCTCGCTATTTTGTAATGCGGTTCGTCTATATGTTTCTCAGTTGTCTTTAACAAAATCTCTAGAAAAATCATGTGTTAGTAACGGTTTCTCTAGAAACGTTATGTTTTGTGCATATAAATAGGATTTAGTATTATGGGGGAATTAAGAGGAAAAAAGAAATGTAGTCTCTATTTCTGCTAATAAACAAAAAATAATAAATTATAAAACCACAAAGCAAGAAATTTGAATAAACCTGAATGACGCAAGATGTTTGACAAAACAGTCGAAAGTTGGGACTTACTGTTGAAGCGTGCTATACAAAGTTACCATACTTATACTAACATTTAAGGGTTAGGGAGTGGGAACTTAACGAAGATCTATGCTATTAAAATAGATTTTACAACTTTCTATCATGTGTGATTTTTTTATAAACGGATATTTCCAAAAAAAATGTATTTAATGTATTTTTTATATCTGTACTATTTCAACATGATATTTCTAATGTTTCCAAAGATTTGTTGATCTTTCTAATGTTTTCAAAGATTTGTTGCCTCATTTTAAGGATTATTAAGCTTTTTTGGTAAAATTATTTAGATATTTGTTATTTGGTACAACTTAATCATTTTCTATTTATTTTTCTATTTAATCTTCATGAAAATATTATAAATATTTACCTACGATCTCTCTTATATATCATTTCCTTTTAGTTACGTAAAGTAACCAATTTTGTTAATATTTTAGAATAATCCATCAGTTTACACTAATTAATTGGTAGTGGCATGCGATGATAAGAAATAATAAAGGGAAATTGCCGCGTATACTACATTCATAATAAATGATAAATATAATCCCGTTTACTAGCATGTGCAAGCTTGGAAACATTGCAGGATTGAGTAAATCATCACGGGCAAGCAAGACACGATCTTTTACCCCCAAAAAAAAGGTTCCTCTATGATTAATACTCCACAGGAAGAAGTTGCGAGCAAGACACGATCTTTTGACAAGATGAAAAGTGAAGCCGAGAAATGCAATGTGATAAATTCTGCTATGAGAAAAACAGAGCTTGAGGGTGCAACTTATACAAAGGCATGTCCTTCATTGCTTAAACTAGAATGCTTGGCTTTTCTAGTCTCCTAATTGTTTCTTTTTCTTTTGGGACAGAGAGAAGAAGTCTTTTTGGAAAGGATATATTGTCTGTGTTTTAGCACTCCTTTTTAATGTCTATGTATGTACTTTCAAAGAAGGCAACAACAACAAGAGGCAGCAGAGCCCGTGGGCGGAAGAGAGCTGCACAAGAGATTCCCCTGCCTTGAAAATTTAGGTAATAGATTCCATTCCAAGTTTTGTCAAGCTTAATATATCCAGGAGAAAAAAAAAACATCTTTTAGATGAAAATTGCTCGAATTGTACTGTTCTGTGAAAAAGTAAATGCACATGCAACGCCGTTTTGATCACCATGACTTGATTTGTCATATGTAAGTTCATTTGTCATAAAATATTTATATGATACCTAAAAAATAATTAAATCCGAACCAAAATTATCCAACCTTTAAATGAGCTTGGTTCCAAAATGAATCTTGTAGAGTTATAAAACCATGAAAGTTCAGCAATGGTTGCATTACTTGCCATGCACGGCTTCGTTCTAAAAAAAAATCTTAAAATATATTAATTATATAACTGGTATTTGTAAGACAGAGATTGCGAAAAAAAAACAATCTGAAATTGTTTGACCACCAAAACTTGATTTGATCATTCGCACCCGTTTTGGCGAACAAGTAAACACCAAGAATTTAAGATATTTGAAAAAAAAACTAAGAAATGTTGAATCATTTGTTATATAATCGATATATGCTCTTAAGCTTTATTTTAACAACAGTGAAAAAAAAATATGTTATTAACTGTGGTTAAAAAGTATTAATAAGTTAAAACAAAAACTGAAATATAAAAATAAATATAAAAAATTACACTCTCCCGCTGGAGAGACAATATATATTGTGTTGGCTACTTCATTTCTTCTTCTCTCTCAGATTTTGCAGAAGAAGAATGGCTGAAGAACAACTTTACCAGCAGATGTGCTCAACGAAGCCACTGATAGTTGTAAGCTCTTATCATCACCATCTTCTTCTTCTTATGATTCTCGATCGTTTATTACCTCTTCCTCGTTTAGGTTTATATTATCCATCGATCATAGCTCGTTGCTCATATAGTAGCTTCTAATCTCTGTTTCTGACTGTGATTATCGGTTAAGCTCCTCAATCCATGATCCATCGATCTGTTTGCTTAGCATGATGATTCCGATGGAAACTGACTGTTATCGTTTGTTCATAAATTAGTTTCGACTGTTGTTGTAACTTCTAATGATGTTAGATCATCCTTTGAGTTGAAAGATAGATAGATTCTCTTCGCATACTCTAACCGTGAAGCTACTACATTCTCTTTAGCATGCTCTATGTTGTTATACTGCTTCGATTCTGAGTTTAAACAGTTTATGCTTCGCATTTACTTTTTATCGTTTACATTGTTCATATATTAGCTTCGCTTGTTCTTGTAACTTCTAATCATCAAGATCTGTAATTTTCGAAAGCAGTACTGTTTGTTGTTAGATCACCGATAGATTCTCTTTCGCATACTCTATATATGCTGCTTTACTCTGAAGATATAGATTCTCTTTCACATGCTCTATGCTTTTAACTTTGCCTCGATTCTCAAGATGAAAAACGTATACCGTAAGCCTTTACTTTGAATTCATCGCTTGTTGTTGTGAATCATCGTGTGATCTCTAGTTTTGGTATTCATTATGCCTATCAAGGCATTCTTTGGGATGTGCTTGGTTGATGTTGTTGCCTATTTGAGGTAGAGCTTACTGTATCTCTTTTTTGGTTAGATTTCTCGAGTTTAGGATCTGATTCTATTTTCTTACCATGATTAATCCAATGAAAAAGATTACTGTTTGCGCTTACTGGAGTTCTGAAAACCTGATATGATGTACCTTTGGTGTTTGTTTAGTCTACGAAACACTTTGGTGTCCTTGTGGATTGTTACAATGCTTTTTTTTACAGTGATTTTTCAGGGTCTGATCCATGAAGGACATGTTCAACTCCTACATGCTGCTGGAATATCTAGCTACACTTTGCTGATAACCCATATGAGGGAGAATGATGGAGTGGATGTCTTAGCTTCAGCCACACTCAACATCATAATTGCAGAAACAGACCGCATTAGGGTAAGACGAAACAACTTGTTTTTTTTTTTAAATTAATTGTTTCCTTTCATTAATTGCATGTCTCAATATATCAACCTTTACTCTCTTTTGTAGGCTTTGAGAACCGCTGAAAAGAACCTCCAGACTACTGCCTCCAACATTGGGAAAAAGGATCAAAGGCACAGTTTGAACAAAAACAAGGTCTGTCTATATTCATTATTTTTTCTTACTCTTTTTTCTTACATTTGATCTTATATTGGTATCTGTCTTGAGGAGCTGACTACCGCTCTCGCCTTGCGTCCAGAGACTGCTGCCAACGTTGGTCAGAGAGCGCACTGGACGAGGGAGAAAGAGGCTTGTAAAACACGTGTAGCTAACATGGAGCAAAACAACTGATCGACCTCCACGTATGCATTTCTAAAAAGACTATACGACTTTTAAGAAAAATTCCTTCTATGCAAAATGTTGAGAATGTTTTAGCTTTGTGATTGTACGGTTCCAACAAGGTATTTGCATTGTAGGTTGTGGCTTGGAACCATTCCCACTTGTGAATCCATTTTACAAGGATTTAGACATGATGAACCATACTTTTACATCCTTTTTTTCTTTCTTAAAACAAGTTTAACATATAGTTTCATACCCTCAAATTTGAATATGTATCAAACCCATGATTCAGGTATTAATTAAATATCTATGTTTCAAGATTAAAGAACACGAATGCAATTAAAATTCACTTTGTGTATTATATTGTGGACATTAAATTATTAGGCATAGATATCAGAAACAAGCCTAAGTTTTAATTTATGAAATATTCTCTTTCCCGTTGATTTGATAACTGAATAACTTGCAGATGAAAGTTTAAAAAATTAATTTAGCAAAAAAAAAGAAGTTAAAAAAAATACTCAGACTATATATTTACCCTCTCCGCCGAAAAAGAACCAGTTAGTACTAAGTAATGTATAGTAACTGTAAACATGGTGGATCATTCAAAAGAAAATACATGATCACTTTTAAGTTAAAATTTACTTGAAGTTGAATTACAAAAAGAAATTGAACTAATGGGAATCATTTACCCTTTCATCCTCCCATGTTGAGCTCAAATTTCGTTAGGTCTATTATGCAAGCACCAAAAAAATATACAATTCAAACATTTAATATTTCACCATGTTATTTCTTTTAGTTCATACCGAATGCATGTCCTAAACTATTTTAAATATTGTATAGTATCAGGTTTGATACCGAGCTACTGATGTCCGCACATGTACCTTAGTACATCTCCAACTCAACTCTATTTTCCCCTCTAAAATAGTGTATACCTATCTTTTACTCTATATATAGAGTAATTTTTTATTTTTTGTTCAGCACTGTATTTTTCACTCTAAAATAGAGTACCATTGGAACAATATTCAATTCTATTATAGAGTTATTCTATTTTAAAGGAAAAAATAAAATAAACCAATGAAAATGGTTAAGTTAATTAAATATATATTATATCGCTTATAGTTTAGAATAGGTCAACAATCTCCAAACACGATGGATGCAAAGGTTTCTTATACATCGCCAATGGAAAATGCTTAACTTTAATCTTTGCCATGGGAGAAACGTGCAGCCTCATTTGACTATGTTATATGATATTTAGTATATTATATTTTAATTATGTTCGCTATGCAATGTGACACGTTTATACTCACGTTCACACAAGTGAAAAAAGAAAAATGTTAATATTTGGTTCTAATTGTCAAATCAACTATTCATAGTTATATTCTTAATTTTTTGACATCTTATGAATATTGAGCAAAATTGTCTATATAAAAGTGATGTTTAAGGTTAATTTATTTGTTTCTTAATATGGAACCCACAACCCGACCTTCCTTCTTCTCAAGTTACTCCCCAAATTTATCATAGAAATCTAAAATGTACGGTAAAAACGTACTTCAAGCTGTGAGGTATCCCATTTAGGGGCAGTGGGGAGCGACACGTACTAGAGAAGCATACAAGAGCAACTTCGTTGCAAAGTTATCAAAGAGTATCTATCTATATATATATAAAGACGTTGGTGACCCTCCTGTGATGCCACGTGAAAAGTCGTCATCCTAAAAGCGACACATGTCCCCTTTCACAAAAACGGTGCGTTTCTTTTATTTTTGTTTGTGTTCCGTCTGGGTTTTCGTTTTTTTCTGGTGTCATTATTTTAGTTTATAAAGTCCAGTCCACTAAGAATTAATTCCAAATGTATATTCGAGACTTATACATATTGGACTACTTTGTTAAATTGGGCCAAATTTTAATCTTAACAAAATAATAAAGTAGAAAATATAAAACGATTTTAAATCAATAAAATATTACAAACGAAAATAAACAGAAATTATAATAAATATAAATATAGAATACTTATGTCGGTAGAAGAAGATATGACAATAATGGCGATGGTGGAAGAAATGACAACGGTNNNNNNNNNNNNNNNNNNNNNNNNNNNNNNNNNNNNNNNNNNNNNNNNNNNNNNNNNNNATGTGTAAATGGTTCTCCACGTTCTTCTCCAAGAAGTCAGATCTGAAACATGCAAATGAAAAGGAAAAATAAGTCAAGGATAGAAAAAGGCGACGACAAGAAAATGAGTGTGTTGGGAAGAAAATAAGTCAAAGATCCCATAAGTTAACGCAACTATTGGATTTAAAAGCAAAGGATGTATGATCAATGAAAGAAAAGAAACAATATATTAAAAGAAATTAAAGTAAACGTCAAAGCATAAAGAAAAATCTTCTTTTTTCAAAAAAAAAAAGATCTGAAGAAGTTAAGAAAAGATCTGAAGAAATTGAAAAAAGAAAATTGCAGGAGTCGAAAAGAAAGCGAAGAAGAAAATAAAAACAAATTAAGGAAGAAGAACGATTTGATGAATAAATCTATCTTTTCCTATTCTTTTTTGGTAACTGGAATAAATCTATCATACAATAAAACCACTTTATAACAAATATTTTATAAAACTAATAATATTTTATAAGAAATTATTAAATCGAGTATTTTATGAAACGAACTACGTGTCATCTTTCATAGGTTTTGTATGTCGAGGGATTGGTGAACAAATATCGTCTCAGTGAATATTGTCTCAGTGGCCCAAAAAAAATCTCTAACTAACACACACAAATAGTAATCTTTGCTAAGAGAATAATNNNNNNNNNNNNNNNNNNNNNNNNNNNNNNNNNNNNNNNNNNNNNNNNNNNNNNNNNNNNNNNNNNNNNNNNNNNNNNNNNNNNNNNNNNNNNNNNNNNNNNNNNNNNNNNNNNNNNNNNNNNNNNNNNNNNNNNNNNNNNNNNNNNNNNNNNNNNNNNNNNNNNNNNNNNNNNNNNNNNNNNNNNNNNNNNNNNNNNNNNNNNNNNNNNNNNNNNNNNNNNNNNNNNNNNNNNNNNNNNNNNNNNNNNNNNNNNNNNNNNNNNNNNNNNNNNNNNNNNNNNNNNNNNNNNNNNNNNNNNNNNNNNNNNNNNNNNNNNNNNNNNNNNNNNNNNNNNNNNNNNNNNNNNNNNNNNNNNNNNNNNNNNNNNNNNNNNNNNNNNNNNNNNNNNNNNNNNNNNNNNNNNNNNNNNNNNNNNNNNNNNNNNNNNNNNNNNNNNNNNNNNNNNNNNNNNNNNNNNNNNNNNNNNNNNNNNNNNNNNNNNNNNNNNNNNNNNNNNNNNNNNNNNNNNNNNNNNNNNNNNNNNNNNNNNNNNNNNNNNNNNNNNNNNNNNNNNNNNNNNNNNNNNNNNNNNNNNNNNNNNNNNNNNNNNNNNNNNNNNNNNNNNNNNNNNNNNNNNNNNNNNNNNNNNNNNNNNNNNNNNNNNNNNNNNNNNNNNNNNNNNNNNNNNNNNNNNNNNNNNNNNNNNNNNNNNNNNNNNNNNNNNNNNNNNNNNNNNNNNNNNNNNNNNNNNNNNNNNNNNNNNNNNNNNNNNNNNNNNNNNNNNNNNNNNNNNNNNNNNNNNNNNNNNNNNNNNNNNNNNNNNNNNNNNNNNNNNNNNNNNNNNNNNNNNNNNNNNNNNNNNNNNNNNNNNNNNNNNNNNNNNNNNNNNNNNNNNNNNNNNNNNNNNNNNNNNNNNNNNNNNNNNNNNNNNNNNNNNNNNNNNNNNNNNNNNNNNNNNNNNNNNNNNNNNNNNNNNNNNNNNNNNNNNNNNNNNNNNNNNNNNNNNNNNNNNNNNNNNNNNNNNNNNNNNNNNNNNNNNNNNNNNNNNNNNNNNNNNNNNNNNNNNNNNNNNNNNNNNNNNNNNNNNNNNNNNNNNNNNNNNNNNNNNNNNNNNNNNNNNNNNNNNNNNNNNNNGTCCAACCCTTCTGAGCTTTATACGAAGACATCGTTTTCAGAAATACAAATACTAATAGTTTGAGACCCTTTACTCTGTTATTTAATAATTGGTTTCAAATACAGAGTCTCTAATATGTATTTAGTGTGTTAATTAGATGTTAATATTTATGTTTAACTAATATTCCATCTTTTTTTATAATTTCTAACAATTTTCTCTCAAATTATTTAGATAAATTAAATAATGAAAAAATTCAAATAATTTATAAAAAAAACGAAAATACATATAATCTTTTGGATTAAAAGATGACAAATTATGAAACTATAACAATTTAAATCAAATTATATTACATATTGGCCATCTATCGGTTCAATCGATTTAGTTTCGGGTTTTCGTGATTTTTTAAATATGGATATTTTTAAAAACCTAAATTGAATTATCGAACCACCGGATTAATCGGTTTGACCGTGGGTTCGGATCAAATTTAAAAACACTGATTTAAATGCAAAAATATTTTAACTACAAAAATTCTTAAAAAATTAATAAAATATTTATTAAGATGTACAATTTGTCATCATAAAATATTCAGCGCTTGCAAAACGCGGATCAAAATCTGGCTTATATTATTTTCAAATTATCATCCCGCCCGTAGGGCGGGCCGGCCCTAGTCTCAAATAAAATATATGTTGTTGTGTATTTGAAAATTGTAGAAATTAGTTTCTCATTTATATTTGGGAAATTATTGGACTCAAATTAAGTTTTATAATATCTAACGATAGATATATTATATTTTGAATTTGCTACTTTTGAGATATAAACATGAGAACTTTAGGCTGTAGCGGCTCTAAGTGCTAAATAATAGGCCAGGATCGAAAAAAATTAAAATTTATAATACATAGTTTATAATTTATATTCAAATGGTATACTTTTTCATTACATCTGGTAAAGCACAAGCCCTTTCATTGTTTTTTTTTCCTCTTATTTTACAGACGGATTATAACAGCTTTGACAAACTGATAGATGTCGACAATCAATGAGGACTTGTCGGCAAAGATAATTATTAAATATGATTAAACAGCAGGACTAAAAGTCCTCGTCGTCCTCTCCGGCATCATCATCCTCCACATCCTCCGCTGCTTCTTCAGCGATGTCGTCCTCCACAGCATCCAATCCCTCAGCTAACGCAACCCCACCAAGAACTCCGGCCACCGCCCCAACAGCCAGTCCCGTCCCCATCCCACCAAACTTGCTCCCTTTCTCTTTCTCCGCCGTATAACCTGACTGTCCGTACGAAGCGGTTCCGTACGGCTGCGGTGGCGCGTAAGGGTAATCGTAAACAGTTTGCGGCGGCGCGTGAGTGTGTGGTTCACCATAAACAGGTGGCGCGTGAGTATAACCGTATGGTGGCGCGTGGTAAGAACCCGGAGCCGGTTGATACCGAGGCTCTCTGACGGTGACAGTGACGTCGAGTTTGCCGTGGGGTCGCCCGGAGGGGCGTTTGAGTTTGAGGGTTTTCTCCACGGGGACGCCAAAGCCGGCGTCGTCGATGACATCACGGAGGCTGAGATTAGCGGAGCCGATGAGGGGCTTTGTGTTCTCTTCACCGCCCGCGTGCACCACGTCGATGTAGACTTTGTCATCTTCGTAGTCGTCGTTGCCCGGAGGCAAAGGGATGACAAATGTCTGGTTCCACGAGGGACACGTGTCGTCCTCTTCGTCGACTCTGGTGGAGAATTTGTACTTGGGATCGATCCATACGACGGCGTATGGCTTGTTTGGGCCGTTGCGCCAGTTCACGTTCTTGATATTCTTTGCTGATGAGATGGTCACTTCCACTTCTCGGCCACGGGACGACATTTTTCCTTATGGCAAGATTTAATTAGAACCAGAGACAGAGACTTAAGGTAAGTGTTGATATGTATTTATAGCATATCTCTGGGTGTATCATGAACATTCGATTGCTTTTGTTCAAGAGTCTCGATGGATTCTTATCTTTGTTGTTTTACGATTTTGTCCCATGTATATATTGCACGACCATAATCATGCTTGTATATCATTTATATATATTATATAGTTTCAATGAACACTTCATAGTTTGTCAGGTAAAATGAAAAGTTCCTTAGGTATATGCTATGAGAGGAACAACCTTAGGTAGAACCTACAGCGAATAATCAAACACAGGGAGGTATATGCTATGAAAGGACAACCTTATATAGGTAGAAACCTACACCGAATAATCAAAACACGGGAGCCAACACGTCCATTTACTTGATCCAGTTCCTTCATCTATAGTCTACGCGTTATGTCGCCCTCGCCCACCCATATTTTTTTCTAAAATAGACTAGGTACGGGTTATTGGATCTAGTATTTTAGTGGATTTAGAAAAAAAAATTTTACAAATCATTAACAAATCCCTTGATTTCAAAATCAAACAAACAGATTTCACTATCAAATGATATAAATTTTAAAAATCAAAATAAGTGGATTTCACTATCAAATCCGAGTTTTGCGTTGGTAGGGCGAAAAGATCAACCCTACGCAAGAGCTTAACGATAAAGTCTTTCTTTTATTTGTTTCCATGGTCGCTTTAAATTCTAGATCTATACTAACAAGGAACAATCGAAAAACCAATACTTCTAGGGGGTGTTATTGGTTTCTACAATTTTTCTCTAGGGTTGTCGGTATAGACTTCTTATTCGAAAAATACCAATAAGGCAAATCCATTCAAAATAACAAGGTATAACTCAATATTTGCTTCTTTGCATTTTACCCTTTAAAACATTTATAAATCTATGCAAATCCAAATCCAAATCAAATGTTTAAGCAAATCCTTAAAATTGAATAACACCTGATTTGAAAATCTATTTTAGAATCATAAAACCAATAACAATGAATTTGCATATGTATTTTAAAATCATAGAACTAATAACAATAGATTTGACTTGGATTTTCAAATCCATTAAAATGTAGAAACCAATAACACCCCGGATTTTTGAAAATGAATTTTCTTGGAAAGTTTGATACACATCTACTGATATAAGCCTATAGATAATCCAACAGTATTGCAGAAATTAGATCCATGTGTTGTACACATATTATGGTGCAAATCTTTCTTTAGTTGAAATGGGCCACTTTGTTATCCAACTAAAACGTTAGAATGGGCTACATACACCATTAAGTTAGGACGGCCTGCCTATCTCTAACAATACGTACTCTTTGGTCCTTGATCAATATTTTCATGCTTGTGTAACACATCACACAACAATCAAGACAATAGCATACAATCTAATTTAACGGTATAACGGCCGTTTGATGTCAAGAAAAAAAGTTCTAATGGTTTGTGCAATGTGCTTATGTTATCATTGTGCCACCATCCAAATTATGTTCTATGACTGAGTGAGAAAACAATAGAACTGAAAGTGGATGTCTAGTTTCAAACTTTTTCACATATTTTTACACAATTAAAATAAATAAAAATAACAGAGAAGATAGACATGTTTTCATTTGAGAGAAACTCACACTCCACATGCCATTTATCTAGTGATTAAATAATTATATAGATAGGACTAATCTTCTTATATAATGAGAAAACTTGAGATATAGTCTGAAGCCATTTCCAGTAAAGTTTACTCACTTTGGCGTTTAGCATATATCTCAAATTAGTCTTCTAATTTGTTTTATTAACCTGTTTTGGGATCTCAAGATCTTCCACAACACGAGAGGTTTCAAGCTGACCACTTGTCATTAATCTACAAATAACAATAAACTAATATCTCTCTTTCTTATCCTTTTTTACTCTTTTTTCGCATAGGTGAAAAAAATAATTGTATGGCCCAGAAATAGATAAGAAGACAGAGAAGGCCAACCACTCCCATATCTACAAACTCTTTTCTTTCCTCACCAAACCAAACACAAAACCAAACCTCAACTTCAACAGCTTCTGAACAACTCTTGAAACCAAAAACTTCTCTAATGCCGGAAGAAATACGAGAGCACGGTGGTCACACCGATCCTAAACCTTCTCCACCTCCGCCAAAACGTGGCCTCATCAGCCGCAAGAGACAGCTCGTGTTTCTCTCCTTCATGATTCTACTAGCTGCTAAAGGACTCGTTGGTATCGGAGAAGTAGCGTTTGTTATACTGTCTTATATATACTTGTACGAGTTCATCTCCAGGTTTGCCTTCCCACGCAAGCAAAACGAGCAGAGGAGGAGACTCTCAAACCCTAAAAACAAACTCTTTCAAGCTTACTTCCTCGCCACTGCCATCATCGGTTCTCACTCTCTCTTTATCGCATCTTTGTTATTAACGTTTTCTTTTTATT
It encodes:
- the LOC106313484 gene encoding uncharacterized protein LOC106313484 isoform X2 codes for the protein MSSRGREVEVTISSAKNIKNVNWRNGPNKPYAVVWIDPKYKFSTRVDEEDDTCPSWNQTFVIPLPPGNDDYEDDKVYIDVVHAGGEENTKPLIGSANLSLRDVIDDAGFGVPVEKTLKLKRPSGRPHGKLDVTVTVREPRYQPAPGSYHAPPQTVYDYPYAPPQPYGTASYGQSGYTAEKEKGSKFGGMGTGLAVGAVAGVLGGVALAEGLDAVEDDIAEEAAEDVEDDDAGEDDEDF
- the LOC106313484 gene encoding uncharacterized protein LOC106313484 isoform X1, encoding MSSRGREVEVTISSAKNIKNVNWRNGPNKPYAVVWIDPKYKFSTRVDEEDDTCPSWNQTFVIPLPPGNDDYEDDKVYIDVVHAGGEENTKPLIGSANLSLRDVIDDAGFGVPVEKTLKLKRPSGRPHGKLDVTVTVREPRYQPAPGSYHAPPYGYTHAPPVYGEPHTHAPPQTVYDYPYAPPQPYGTASYGQSGYTAEKEKGSKFGGMGTGLAVGAVAGVLGGVALAEGLDAVEDDIAEEAAEDVEDDDAGEDDEDF